One Campylobacteraceae bacterium genomic window, ATTATAAATATTTCTTCTGGGCTTACCCGATTTGCTTTGCCAGGATTTTCTGCTTATGCAATGATGAAGGGTGCAATTGAAATAATGACTAAATATCTGGCTTTAGAATTAGGTAATAGAGATATAACTGTAAATACAATAGCACCTGGTGCAATAGAAACTGATTTCGCTGGTGGATTTGTGCGAGACAATAAAGAGGTAAATACCTATATGGCTTCTCAAACTGCTTTAGGTCGTGTTGGAAAAGTAGATGATATTGGAGCTTCTATTGCTACTTTAGTATCAAATGAGTGTCATTGGATTAATGCACAAAGAATTGAGATATCCGGAGGAATGAAATTATAATTTCATGAAAAAAGTAAATAAACTATTAACATTCATAGAAGAACAAAAACTTGAGGAGGGGATTAACCAGACAATAATCCCTTCTTTAAGAATTTTTAAATCGTCAAATGTAACGCAAATTTTACATACCGTTTATGAACCTTCCTTATTTGTAATAGTTCAAGGTAGAAAGATTGTCTCAATTTCGAGAAAAAATATTGAGTATGATTCTTCTAAATATTTATGTTCTTCAAGTTTTTTACCTGTATCTGGAAAAATAATAAAAGCAAGTAAAGAAGAACCTTTTTTATCTTTACAAATAGTTTTTTCTTTTGAACAAATTTTTGCTGCTTTAGAGAGTTGCCACCTTAAAATCTAATAAAGTATTTACTATTTTAAAAAGAAATTTTATCTTTTATTCACATCGAACCTTTCGTTATTTTTATATAATGAATGAGATATTACTATCATTTTTCTCATAACTGCTATTTGAGCGACTGTTGTATGTTTACCCTTATCTTTTAATCTATTATAAAACTCTTTTAGTCTTTCATTTTTTTGTACAGCTACCATTACTGGCATGAACAATGTTCCTCTACAAATCTTTGAGCCTGCTTTTGATATTTTAGCTTTTCCTTTTACAGAAGTCCCGGAGCTTTTTTCTACTGGATCAAGTCCTGCTAATGAAACTATTTGTCTTTGGTTTGCGTCGGGGTATTGAATAAAATGATAGATTAAAATAATTGCAGATATTTGACCTATTCCTGGCATCGTTTGCATATTCAAAAAAGATTGAAATAACTTTTTATCTTTAGAAAAATAAGTAAGTATCTTTTTGATTATTCGTTCTTCTTGTTTTTTTAGGAATTTATATTGTATTTCTAATTCTTTAA contains:
- a CDS encoding AraC family transcriptional regulator — its product is MKKVNKLLTFIEEQKLEEGINQTIIPSLRIFKSSNVTQILHTVYEPSLFVIVQGRKIVSISRKNIEYDSSKYLCSSSFLPVSGKIIKASKEEPFLSLQIVFSFEQIFAALESCHLKI
- a CDS encoding IS110 family transposase, with amino-acid sequence KELEIQYKFLKKQEERIIKKILTYFSKDKKLFQSFLNMQTMPGIGQISAIILIYHFIQYPDANQRQIVSLAGLDPVEKSSGTSVKGKAKISKAGSKICRGTLFMPVMVAVQKNERLKEFYNRLKDKGKHTTVAQIAVMRKMIVISHSLYKNNERFDVNKR